A genomic segment from Corylus avellana chromosome ca5, CavTom2PMs-1.0 encodes:
- the LOC132182738 gene encoding probable carboxylesterase 18, which translates to MSAQTANPKPNIPWNVKLYRASISWILDAALRPNGTINRGLINFFDFKASPSPKPLDGVSSSDITVDSSRDLWFRIYNPAPTPTGGDPNDVVGMPVIVFFHGGGFAIAQANSISVDKQARQFAQELRAIVFSVNYRLAPEHRFPSQYEEGFDVLRFIDEMDGRDLPPNADLNRCFIAGESAGGNLAHFVAVRAGEYAFKRVNLLGLIAVQPFFGGEERVESENQLFWGPTLRLDRTDWYWRAFLPEGSNRDHPAANVFGPNAGEILGGRFPATLVVIGGFDLLRDWDLRYYDGLKRSGKEVHLVDYPTAIHGFWNFGVMPEYSLFIEEVRAFMQKQMGK; encoded by the coding sequence ATGTCTGCACAAACTGCAAACCCCAAACCAAACATCCCATGGAATGTGAAGCTCTACAGGGCATCAATTTCGTGGATCTTGGACGCCGCATTACGCCCCAACGGGACCATCAACCGCGGCCTCATCAACTTCTTCGACTTCAAAGCCTCTCCCTCTCCCAAACCCCTCGATGGCGTTTCCTCCTCCGACATCACCGTCGATTCTTCTCGCGACCTCTGGTTCCGCATCTACAACCCAGCCCCCACCCCCACTGGCGGCGATCCGAACGACGTTGTCGGCATGCCCGTCATCGTGTTCTTCCACGGCGGCGGCTTCGCCATTGCCCAAGCCAACTCGATTTCGGTGGACAAACAGGCGCGCCAGTTCGCCCAAGAGCTCCGCGCCATCGTCTTCTCCGTCAACTACCGGCTGGCGCCGGAGCATCGGTTCCCTTCCCAGTACGAAGAAGGGTTCGACGTGCTGAGATTCATCGACGAAATGGACGGACGCGATCTGCCACCCAATGCTGATCTTAACCGTTGCTTTATCGCCGGAGAAAGTGCCGGAGGGAACTTGGCCCACTTCGTAGCGGTCAGAGCCGGCGAGTACGCCTTCAAGAGAGTGAACCTCCTCGGGCTCATAGCAGTACAGCCGTTTTTCGGAGGGGAGGAGCGGGTCGAGTCCGAGAACCAATTATTCTGGGGCCCGACTCTGAGACTGGACAGGACGGACTGGTATTGGAGAGCTTTTTTGCCGGAAGGATCGAACAGGGACCACCCGGCGGCGAATGTGTTCGGGCCGAATGCGGGTGAAATATTGGGCGGGAGGTTCCCGGCTACGCTTGTTGTAATTGGAGGGTTCGACCTGTTAAGGGATTGGGACCTGAGGTACTACGATGGTCTGAAAAGATCCGGAAAAGAGGTACACCTGGTGGATTATCCGACTGCGATCCACGGGTTCTGGAATTTCGGCGTGATGCCCGAATATAGTTTGTTCATAGAGGAAGTGAGGGCGTTCATGCAAAAGCAAATGggcaaatga
- the LOC132181305 gene encoding probable carboxylesterase 18: MGPHVEGKCFHVEDNKKLYTSNYFPSPQREERGERERYLAATKMSAQTANPKPNIPWNVKLFRASTSWIFDAALRPNGTINRGLINFFDFKAPPSFKPLDGVSSSDITVDPSRDLWFRIYNPAPSPTGSDPNDVVGMPVIVFFHGGGYILGQANSISVDKQARKFARELRAIVFSVNYRLAPEHRFPSQYEEGFDALRFIDEMDGRDLPPNADLNRCFIAGESAGGNLAHFVAVRAGEYGFKRVNLLGLIAVQPFFGGEERVESEKRLFWGPTLRLDGTDWYWRAFLPEGSNRDHPAANVFGPNAGEISGVRFPATLVVIGGFDLLRDWDLRYYDGLKRSGKEVHLVDYPTAIHGFWNFGVMPEYGSLIEEVRAFMQKQMGK; this comes from the coding sequence ATGGGTCCACACGTTGAAGGCAAATGTTTTCACGTTGAAGATAACAAAAAGCTTTACACAAGCAATTATTTTCCGAGTCCccaaagagaggagagaggagagagggagagatatcTCGCAGCGACGAAAATGTCTGCACAAACTGCAAACCCCAAACCAAACATCCCATGGAATGTGAAGCTCTTTAGGGCATCAACTTCGTGGATCTTCGACGCCGCATTACGCCCCAACGGGACCATCAACCGCGGCCTCATCAACTTCTTCGACTTCAAAGCTCCTCCCTCTTTCAAACCCCTCGATGGCGTTTCCTCCTCCGACATCACCGTCGATCCTTCTCGCGACCTCTGGTTCCGAATCTACAACCCAGCCCCCTCCCCCACTGGCAGCGATCCAAACGATGTTGTCGGCATGCCCGTCATCGTGTTCTTCCACGGCGGCGGCTACATCCTCGGCCAAGCCAACTCGATTTCGGTGGACAAACAGGCGCGCAAGTTCGCCCGAGAGCTCCGCGCCATCGTCTTCTCCGTCAACTACCGGCTGGCGCCGGAGCATCGGTTTCCGTCCCAGTACGAAGAAGGGTTCGACGCGCTGAGATTCATCGACGAAATGGACGGACGCGATCTGCCACCCAATGCTGATCTTAACCGTTGCTTTATCGCCGGAGAAAGTGCCGGAGGGAACTTGGCCCACTTCGTAGCGGTCAGAGCCGGCGAGTACGGCTTCAAGAGGGTGAACCTCCTCGGGCTCATAGCAGTACAGCCGTTTTTCGGAGGGGAGGAGCGGGTCGAGTCCGAGAAACGATTATTCTGGGGCCCGACTCTGAGATTGGACGGGACGGACTGGTATTGGAGAGCTTTTTTGCCGGAAGGATCGAACAGGGACCACCCGGCGGCGAATGTGTTCGGGCCGAATGCGGGTGAAATATCGGGCGTGAGGTTCCCGGCTACGCTTGTTGTAATTGGAGGGTTCGACCTGTTACGGGATTGGGACCTGAGGTACTACGATGGTCTGAAAAGATCCGGAAAAGAGGTACACCTGGTGGATTATCCGACTGCGATCCACGGGTTCTGGAATTTCGGCGTGATGCCCGAATATGGTTCGTTAATAGAGGAAGTGAGGGCGTTCATGCAAAAGCAAATGggcaaatga
- the LOC132181439 gene encoding probable carboxylesterase 18, with product MSEQSANPKPNIPWTVKLAAGTLSWVFDASLRPNVSINRRLLNFFDYMVPPSPNPSDGVAYSDITVDPSRNLWFRLYNPTPTSTGTDPNDVVGLPVIVFFHGGGFVGGYANSILIHNAVRQLAQDLHAIVISVNYRLAPEHRFPCQFEDGFDALRFVDEMDGPDLPVNADLNRCFLAGESAGGNLAHHVALRAGEHSFKRVNLLGLIAVQPFFGGEERVESEIRFSRGPILKQDQTDWFWRAFLPDGSDRDHPAANVFGPNAGEISGVRFPAALVFIGGFDPLRDWCMRYYEGLKRSGKEVYLVDYPNAIHGFWSLGVRPECGLFIEEVREFMQKQMAK from the coding sequence ATGTCTGAACAAAGCGCAAACCCCAAACCAAATATCCCATGGACGGTGAAGCTCGCCGCGGGAACTCTTTCCTGGGTCTTCGACGCCTCATTACGCCCCAACGTGAGCATCAACCGTCGCCTCCTCAACTTCTTCGACTACATGGTCCCTCCCTCTCCCAATCCCTCCGACGGCGTTGCCTACTCCGACATTACGGTTGACCCTTCTCGCAATCTATGGTTCCGCCTCTACAACCCAACCCCCACCTCCACTGGCACCGATCCAAACGACGTTGTCGGCTTGCCCGTCATCGTGTTCTTCCACGGCGGCGGCTTCGTTGGCGGCTACGCCAACTCGATTTTGATTCACAACGCGGTGCGCCAGCTCGCTCAAGACCTCCACGCCATCGTCATCTCCGTCAACTACCGGCTGGCGCCGGAGCATCGGTTCCCGTGCCAGTTCGAAGACGGATTCGACGCGCTGAGATTCGTCGACGAAATGGACGGACCCGATCTGCCGGTCAACGCTGATCTTAACCGTTGTTTTCTCGCCGGAGAGAGCGCAGGAGGGAACCTGGCCCACCACGTAGCGCTCAGAGCCGGCGAACACAGCTTCAAGAGGGTGAACCTCCTGGGGCTCATAGCAGTACAGCCGTTTTTCGGAGGGGAGGAGCGGGTCGAGTCCGAGATTCGATTTTCCCGCGGCCCGATATTGAAACAGGACCAGACGGACTGGTTCTGGAGAGCTTTTTTGCCGGACGGGTCGGACAGGGACCACCCGGCGGCGAATGTGTTCGGACCGAATGCTGGTGAAATCTCGGGCGTGAGGTTCCCAGCAGCGCTTGTTTTCATTGGAGGGTTCGACCCGTTACGGGATTGGTGCATGAGGTACTACGAGGGGCTGAAAAGATCCGGAAAAGAAGTATACCTGGTGGATTATCCGAATGCGATCCACGGGTTCTGGAGCCTGGGCGTGAGGCCCGAATGTGGTTTGTTTATAGAGGAAGTGAGGGAGTTCATGCAAAAACAAATGGCCAAATAA
- the LOC132180527 gene encoding sucrose-phosphate synthase 4 yields MARNEWINGYLEAILDAGSNTRKRQDGKQSVIPKFEEKEKEEKLFSPTKYFVQEVVNSFDESELHRTWIKVIATRNTRDRSNRLENMCWRIWHLARKKKQIAWDDAKKLAKRRIEREQGRNDAADDLSELSEGEKEKGDTNLSEPVKEISRINSEMHIWSDDDKSRRLYIVLISIHGLVRGENMELGRDSDTGGQVKYVVELARALANTKGVHRVDLLTRQIASPEVDYSYGEPIEMLSCPSDASGSCGAYIIRLPCGPRDKYIPKESLWPHIPEFVDGALNHIVNMARALGEQANGGKPTWPYVIHGHYADAGEVAAHLSGALNVPMVLTGHSLGRNKFEQLLKQARLSRQDINATYRIMRRIEAEELSLDAAEMVVTSTRQEIEEQWGLYDGFDLKLERKLRVRRRRGVSCYGRNMPRMVVIPPGMDFSYVTAQDTVEGDGDLKSLIGSEKLQNKRHLPPIWSEVMRFFTNPHKPMILALSRPDPKKNVTTLLKAFGECRHLRELANLTLILGNRDDIEEMPSSSSVVLTTVLKLIDKYDLYGQVAYPKHHKQSEVPDIYRLAAKTKGVFINPALVEPFGLTLIEATAYGLPFVATENGGPVDILKALNNGLLVDPHDHKAVADALLKLVADKNLWQECRKNGLKNIHRFSWPEHCRNYLSHVEHCRNRHPTTRLQIMPIPEEPMSDSLKDVEDVSLRFSIEGDVKINGEPDAATRQKQLIEAITRMASSNGKPGVNYCPGRRQWLFVIAVDCYNSTGDCTETFQAIIKNVMQAARSGLGLGRIGFVLLTGLTLQETIEALKGCQVNIEDFDALVCKSGSEMYYPWRDMVADVDYETHVEYRWPGENLKSIVTRLARIEGEPEDDIVEYVDACSSRCYSYNVRPGAKPRRIDDLRQRLRMRGFRCNLVYIRAASRLNVVPLFATRIQALRYLSVRWGIDLSKVVLFAGERGDTDYEHLLAGLHKTLILKGSVEYGSEKLLRSEDSFKREDVGPQDSPHITFVGECCGVHDISAALEALGIN; encoded by the exons ATGGCAAGAAACGAGTGGATTAATGGGTACTTGGAGGCGATTTTGGACGCGGGAAGTAACACAAGGAAAAGGCAGGATGGGAAACAGAGTGTTATTCCAAAGtttgaagagaaagagaaggaggaAAAGTTATTCAGCCCCACAAAGTACTTCGTGCAAGAAGTCGTTAATAGCTTTGATGAGTCTGAGCTCCACAGAACTTGGATCAAG GTTATAGCAACAAGGAATACACGTGATCGCAGTAACAGGCTCGAGAATATGTGCTGGCGCATTTGGCATCTCGCTCGGAAAAAGAAGCAG ATAGCATGGGATGATGCAAAGAAACTAGCAAAACGGCGTATAGAGCGTGAACAAGGCCGTAATGATGCCGCAGATGACCTTTCTGAGCTTTCAGAaggtgagaaagagaaaggcgACACCAACCTCTCAGAACCCGTCAAGGAGATATCCAGGATCAACTCTGAGATGCATATTTGGTCAGATGATGATAAGTCTAGGCGACTTTACATTGTGCTCATCag TATTCATGGGTTGGTGCGAGGAGAAAATATGGAACTTGGAAGAGATTCTGATACCGGTGGTCAG GTGAAATATGTTGTCGAACTTGCTCGAGCTCTGGCCAACACAAAAGGTGTCCATCGCGTTGATCTCCTAACTAGACAAATTGCCTCACCAGAAGTAGACTACAGCTATGGTGAGCCCATTGAGATGCTGTCATGCCCATCGGATGCAAGTGGTAGCTGTGGAGCCTACATTATCCGCCTACCATGTGGGCCACGCGATAA GTACATACCAAAAGAGTCACTTTGGCCTCATATACCTGAATTTGTTGATGGGGCTCTAAACCATATAGTCAACATGGCAAGAGCTCTGGGTGAACAAGCCAATGGGGGGAAGCCAACTTGGCCTTATGTGATTCACGGCCACTATGCTGATGCAGGAGAGGTGGCGGCACATTTGTCTGGGGCCTTAAACGTGCCGATGGTGCTAACGGGCCACTCATTGGGGCGTAACAAGTTTGAGCAACTGCTTAAGCAAGCGAGGCTTTCTAGGCAGGACATAAATGCAACCTACAGAATAATGAGGAGGATTGAGGCTGAAGAACTGAGTCTGGATGCTGCGGAAATGGTGGTGACTAGCACAAGGCAAGAGATTGAAGAGCAATGGGGTTTGTACGATGGATTCGATCTGAAGCTGGAGAGGAAGCTTAGGGTTAGGCGACGGCGTGGAGTTAGTTGTTATGGACGAAACATGCCAAGGATGGTG GTTATACCACCGGGAATGGACTTCAGCTATGTCACAGCACAAGATACTGTGGAAGGTGATGGCGATCTCAAGTCATTGATTGGCTCAGAGAAGCTTCAAAACAAAAGGCATCTGCCTCCAATATGGTCCGAG GTAATGCGATTTTTCACGAACCCTCACAAGCCCATGATACTTGCACTGTCCCGTCCTGACCCCAAGAAAAACGTCACCACATTGCTGAAGGCTTTTGGGGAATGCCGACATCTCCGGGAGCTAGCTAACTtg ACACTAATACTTGGCAACAGAGATGACATTGAAGAAATGCCTAGTAGCAGCTCGGTTGTTCTCACAACAGTACTGAAGCTCATTGACAAGTACGATTTGTATGGTCAGGTGGCCTATCCCAAACATCACAAGCAATCAGAAGTCCCTGACATTTACCGTCTGGCTGCAAAAACAAAG GGAGTTTTCATCAACCCGGCTCTCGTGGAACCTTTCGGTCTCACACTCATTGAG GCAACTGCTTATGGTTTACCTTTCGTCGCCACCGAAAATGGAGGGCCTGTTGATATTCTGAAG GCTCTAAACAACGGACTCCTTGTTGACCCACATGACCACAAGGCCGTAGCAGATGCGCTACTAAAGCTTGTTGCAGACAAAAATCTTTGGCAAGAATGCCGAAAGAATGGCCTAAAGAATATCCACCGTTTTTCATGGCCAGAACACTGTCGAAACTACCTCTCCCATGTTGAGCACTGTCGGAATCGCCACCCCACCACTCGTCTCCAGATCATGCCAATTCCTGAAGAACCGATGAGTGACTCTCTAAAGGATGTGGAAGATGTTTCTTTGAGATTCTCTATAGAAGGAGACGTAAAGATCAATGGAGAGCCTGATGCAGCAACCAGACAAAAGCAACTCATCGAAGCCATAACCAGAATGGCTTCCTCCAATGGCAAACCAGGTGTCAATTACTGCCCTGGTAGAAGGCAGTGGCTGTTTGTAATAGCCGTCGATTGTTATAACAGCACCGGAGATTGCACTGAAACCTTTCAGGCAATCATCAAGAATGTTATGCAAGCCGCACGCTCAGGTCTAGGCTTGGGTCGGATAGGCTTTGTATTGTTAACCGGTTTGACTTTACAAGAGACCATAGAAGCATTGAAAGGCTGCCAAGTGAACATAGAAGATTTTGATGCATTGGTGTGTAAAAGCGGAAGTGAGATGTATTACCCATGGAGAGACATGGTAGCTGATGTGGACTATGAAACCCACGTGGAGTATAGATGGCCTGGTGAGAATCTGAAGTCGATAGTGACAAGGCTTGCCAGGATAGAAGGTGAGCCTGAGGATGACATCGTTGAGTATGTGGATGCATGCAGCTCTAGGTGCTACTCTTATAATGTGAGACCAGGAGCCAAG CCTCGAAGGATAGATGACCTCCGCCAGAGGCTGCGAATGAGAGGCTTCCGATGCAATCTTGTCTATATACGCGCAGCATCGAGGTTAAATGTGGTGCCATTGTTTGCAACAAGAATACAAGCACTAAG GTACCTTTCAGTTAGATGGGGAATTGATCTTTCCAAAGTTGTTCTGTTTGCGGGTGAAAGAGGGGATACAGATTACGAGCACCTACTTGCTGGCCTCCACAAGACCCTTATTCTAAAGGGCTCCGTGGAGTATGGCAGTGAGAAGCTTCTTCGCAGTGAAGACAGTTTTAAAAGAGAAGATGTAGGTCCACAAGATAGCCCTCACATCACCTTTGTAGGGGAGTGTTGTGGAGTCCATGATATCTCAGCAGCTCTAGAAGCTCTAGGGATCAACTGa
- the LOC132180528 gene encoding uncharacterized protein LOC132180528, protein MDEYLQYMKTLRSQMNDVEDQAAKISVEEQMQLTTIQTMENDLNSAKSETKQLKEDTELMMKAKGQICSKILEKQRKFASLESDSSSLTQTFELIQQERANLSTKLMEKSTYYTKVAEDMNAKLQQQQDWVESKKPSRELEEHDLVNVRIDEETGQTEGKASIDRDLIMDNLGNGAKKNLMVKLNSAKANLDEISRMKFQLIMENSKAKQFLEQVKCKASGFKPELREMDIKTLEEEHNALLSDKAGETEYLQSLLDQIEKLKGISLPVKCACGEEYKVCVDLCVRQNMN, encoded by the exons ATGGACGAGTACTTGCAGTACATGAAGACTTTGCGCTCTCAGATGAAcg ATGTGGAGGATCAAGCGGCGAAGATTTCTGTCGAAGAGCAAATGCAGTTAACCACTATTCAAACCATGGAAAACGATCTCAATTCTG CAAAATCTGAAACAAAGCAACTTAAAGAAGATACTGAGCTAATGATGAAGGCGAAGGGTCAAATATGCTCAAAGATTTTGGAAAAACAGAGAAAGTTTGCCTCTCTGGAGTCTGATTCATCCTCGCTTACGCAG ACATTTGAGCTCATTCAACAAGAAAGAGCCAACTTATCTACCAAATTAATGGAGAAGAG CACTTACTACACCAAGGTTGCAGAGGATATGAATGCCAAATTACAGCAACAACAG GATTGGGTCGAGTCTAAAAAACCTAGCAGAGAACTGGAAGAGCATGATTTG GTCAATGTTAGAATTGATGAGGAAACAGGTCAAACTGAAG GGAAGGCTAGCATTGACAGAGACCTCATTATGGACAATCTG GGGAATGGAGCAAAGAAGAACCTGATGGTGAAATTAAACTCTGCTAAAGCCAACCTCGATGAGATTTCACGAATGAAATTCCAACTTATTATGGAGAACAGCAAG GCGAAGCAGTTTCTTGAGCAAGTGAAGTGCAAGGCAAGTGGCTTTAAG CCAGAGCTAAGAGAAATGGATATAAAGACCCTGGAAGAGGAACACAATGCCCTTTTATCAGATAAAGCTGGAGAAACTGAGTACTTGCAGTCTCTGCTGgaccaaattgaaaaactgaAG GGAATTTCTCTTCCTGTTAAATGTGCTTGCGGAGAAGAATACAAGGTCTGTGTGGACCTTTGTGTGCGACAAAACATGAACTAA